A single window of Nicotiana tomentosiformis chromosome 1, ASM39032v3, whole genome shotgun sequence DNA harbors:
- the LOC104105991 gene encoding cysteine--tRNA ligase 2, cytoplasmic-like isoform X3, with protein MYICGVTPYDFSHIGHARSYVAFDILYRYLKYLRYDVVYVRNFSDVDEKIIRRANEFGEDPIALSGRYCQEFLKDMDDLQCLPPIHQPRVSEHMEEIKEMIAKVMTNGYAYTVDGDVYFSVDSFPEYGRISGQKLEDNRAGVRFAVDSRKLNPADFALWKAAKPGEPSWDSPWGRGRPGWHIECSAMSAYYLTHSFDTHGGGMDLIFPHHENEIAQNCAACGPESNVSYWMHNGFVTIDDEKMSKSLGNFFTIREVTRLYHPIALRYFLLGTHYRSPVNYSISQIEIASESVYYIYQTLHDSEEALSAFQQGTVTETKVKGVRVSPQAQECISELRNELETKLSDDLHTPAILNAALQEALRLMNSYVNMLKVGTLPSFFTSAHGWCGITNVPLSLDTFQKKQQQLSVILYLSELQKEVKAVLDVLGLLLGSTCAEVLQQFKERALKRADLTEEDILLAIEERALARKNKEFARSDQIRTDLVAKGIALMDIGTETVWRPCVRRGLEQPAPPAQLEQSAAAVQKEPPVAPRDGKWGGAVQGKALMGQGRACQNTFSENSKWGRAGF; from the exons GTATCTGAAATACTTGAGATATGATGTTGTGTATGTGCGCAACTTCTCAGATGTAGATGAAAAG ATAATTCGTCGGGCTAATGAGTTTGGAGAGGACCCAATAGCTTTGAGTGGTCGATACTGCCAGGAGTTTCTAAAAGACATGGATGATCTCCAATGCCTCCCACCAATTCATCAGCCTCGTGTTAGTGAGCATATGGAGGAGATTAAGGAAATGATAGCTAAG GTAATGACTAATGGCTATGCATATACAGTTGATGGAGATGTTTATTTCTCTGTCGATAGTTTTCCAGAGTATGGTCGCATATCTGGACAAAAATTAGAAGATAATCGAGCTGGAGTACGCTTTGCAGTTGATTCAAGAAAGCTAAATCCTGCTGACTTTGCCTTGTGGAAG GCTGCAAAGCCTGGTGAACCAAGTTGGGACAGCCCCTGGGGTCGTGGAAGACCAGGTTGGCATATAGAATGCAGTGCAATGAGTGCCTACTATTTAACACATTCTTTTGATACACATGGTGGTGGAATGGACTTGATTTTTCCTCACCATGAGAATGAGATTGCCCAGAATTGCGCTGCTTGTGGCCCGGAGAGTAATGTTAGCTACTGGATGCATAATGGTTTTGTTACCATAGATGATGAGAAAATGTCGAAATCATTGGGGAACTTCTTCACTATACGTGAG GTTACTCGATTGTACCATCCCATTGCATTGAGGTACTTCTTGTTGGGGACGCACTACCGATCTCCTGTTAATTACTCAATATCACAGATAGAAATTGCTTCAGAATCTGTGTATTACATTTATCAG ACCTTACATGATAGTGAAGAAGCTTTGTCTGCTTTCCAACAAGGAACTGTAACAGAAACAAAAGTAAAGGGGGTGCGTGTTAGCCCTCAGGCCCAAGAATGCATCAGCGAGTTGCGTAATGAATTGGAGACAAAGCTTTCTGACGATTTGCATACACCTGCAATTTTAAATGCTGCTCTTCAAGAAGCCCTTAGACTTATGAATAGCTATGTGAACATGCTGAAGGTGGGAACTCTACCTTCTTTTTTCACTTCTGCACATGGCTGGTGTGGTATAACAAATGTTCCGTTATCTCTTGATACTTTCCAGAAAAAGCAACAACAGTTATCTGTTATTTTGTACCTAAGTGAGCTCCAGAAAGAAGTGAAGGCAGTGCTGGATGTCCTTGGATTGCTCCTTGGTTCAACTTGTGCTGAG GTTTTGCAGCAGTTTAAAGAGAGAGCACTGAAAAGGGCTGACTTGACGGAGGAAGATATTTTGCTTGCAATAGAGGAAAGAGCATTAGCAAGGAAAAATAAGGAGTTTGCAAGAAGCGATCAGATTAGAACTGATTTAGTGGCCAAGGGAATTGCTTTAATGGACATAGGGACAGAAACAGTTTGGAGGCCTTGTGTAAGACGTGGACTAGAACAGCCTGCCCCGCCAGCTCAACTTGAGCAGTCTGCTGCAGCAGTGCAAAAAGAACCGCCTGTTGCACCTAGGGATGGCAAATGGGGCGGGGCAGTGCAGGGCAAAGCCTTAATGGGGCAGGGCAGGGCGTGTCAAAACACATTTTCAGAAAATAGTAAATGGGGCAGGGCAGGATTTTAG
- the LOC104105991 gene encoding cysteine--tRNA ligase 2, cytoplasmic-like isoform X2 — protein MAMDKLELQIYNTLTKQTEVFKSKEPGKVKMYICGVTPYDFSHIGHARSYVAFDILYRYLKYLRYDVVYVRNFSDVDEKIIRRANEFGEDPIALSGRYCQEFLKDMDDLQCLPPIHQPRVSEHMEEIKEMIAKVMTNGYAYTVDGDVYFSVDSFPEYGRISGQKLEDNRAGVRFAVDSRKLNPADFALWKAAKPGEPSWDSPWGRGRPGWHIECSAMSAYYLTHSFDTHGGGMDLIFPHHENEIAQNCAACGPESNVSYWMHNGFVTIDDEKMSKSLGNFFTIREVTRLYHPIALRYFLLGTHYRSPVNYSISQIEIASESVYYIYQTLHDSEEALSAFQQGTVTETKVKGVRVSPQAQECISELRNELETKLSDDLHTPAILNAALQEALRLMNSYVNMLKKKQQQLSVILYLSELQKEVKAVLDVLGLLLGSTCAEVLQQFKERALKRADLTEEDILLAIEERALARKNKEFARSDQIRTDLVAKGIALMDIGTETVWRPCVRRGLEQPAPPAQLEQSAAAVQKEPPVAPRDGKWGGAVQGKALMGQGRACQNTFSENSKWGRAGF, from the exons GTATCTGAAATACTTGAGATATGATGTTGTGTATGTGCGCAACTTCTCAGATGTAGATGAAAAG ATAATTCGTCGGGCTAATGAGTTTGGAGAGGACCCAATAGCTTTGAGTGGTCGATACTGCCAGGAGTTTCTAAAAGACATGGATGATCTCCAATGCCTCCCACCAATTCATCAGCCTCGTGTTAGTGAGCATATGGAGGAGATTAAGGAAATGATAGCTAAG GTAATGACTAATGGCTATGCATATACAGTTGATGGAGATGTTTATTTCTCTGTCGATAGTTTTCCAGAGTATGGTCGCATATCTGGACAAAAATTAGAAGATAATCGAGCTGGAGTACGCTTTGCAGTTGATTCAAGAAAGCTAAATCCTGCTGACTTTGCCTTGTGGAAG GCTGCAAAGCCTGGTGAACCAAGTTGGGACAGCCCCTGGGGTCGTGGAAGACCAGGTTGGCATATAGAATGCAGTGCAATGAGTGCCTACTATTTAACACATTCTTTTGATACACATGGTGGTGGAATGGACTTGATTTTTCCTCACCATGAGAATGAGATTGCCCAGAATTGCGCTGCTTGTGGCCCGGAGAGTAATGTTAGCTACTGGATGCATAATGGTTTTGTTACCATAGATGATGAGAAAATGTCGAAATCATTGGGGAACTTCTTCACTATACGTGAG GTTACTCGATTGTACCATCCCATTGCATTGAGGTACTTCTTGTTGGGGACGCACTACCGATCTCCTGTTAATTACTCAATATCACAGATAGAAATTGCTTCAGAATCTGTGTATTACATTTATCAG ACCTTACATGATAGTGAAGAAGCTTTGTCTGCTTTCCAACAAGGAACTGTAACAGAAACAAAAGTAAAGGGGGTGCGTGTTAGCCCTCAGGCCCAAGAATGCATCAGCGAGTTGCGTAATGAATTGGAGACAAAGCTTTCTGACGATTTGCATACACCTGCAATTTTAAATGCTGCTCTTCAAGAAGCCCTTAGACTTATGAATAGCTATGTGAACATGCTGAAG AAAAAGCAACAACAGTTATCTGTTATTTTGTACCTAAGTGAGCTCCAGAAAGAAGTGAAGGCAGTGCTGGATGTCCTTGGATTGCTCCTTGGTTCAACTTGTGCTGAG GTTTTGCAGCAGTTTAAAGAGAGAGCACTGAAAAGGGCTGACTTGACGGAGGAAGATATTTTGCTTGCAATAGAGGAAAGAGCATTAGCAAGGAAAAATAAGGAGTTTGCAAGAAGCGATCAGATTAGAACTGATTTAGTGGCCAAGGGAATTGCTTTAATGGACATAGGGACAGAAACAGTTTGGAGGCCTTGTGTAAGACGTGGACTAGAACAGCCTGCCCCGCCAGCTCAACTTGAGCAGTCTGCTGCAGCAGTGCAAAAAGAACCGCCTGTTGCACCTAGGGATGGCAAATGGGGCGGGGCAGTGCAGGGCAAAGCCTTAATGGGGCAGGGCAGGGCGTGTCAAAACACATTTTCAGAAAATAGTAAATGGGGCAGGGCAGGATTTTAG
- the LOC104105991 gene encoding cysteine--tRNA ligase 2, cytoplasmic-like isoform X4 produces the protein MKRCLTVGSFQIIRRANEFGEDPIALSGRYCQEFLKDMDDLQCLPPIHQPRVSEHMEEIKEMIAKVMTNGYAYTVDGDVYFSVDSFPEYGRISGQKLEDNRAGVRFAVDSRKLNPADFALWKAAKPGEPSWDSPWGRGRPGWHIECSAMSAYYLTHSFDTHGGGMDLIFPHHENEIAQNCAACGPESNVSYWMHNGFVTIDDEKMSKSLGNFFTIREVTRLYHPIALRYFLLGTHYRSPVNYSISQIEIASESVYYIYQTLHDSEEALSAFQQGTVTETKVKGVRVSPQAQECISELRNELETKLSDDLHTPAILNAALQEALRLMNSYVNMLKVGTLPSFFTSAHGWCGITNVPLSLDTFQKKQQQLSVILYLSELQKEVKAVLDVLGLLLGSTCAEVLQQFKERALKRADLTEEDILLAIEERALARKNKEFARSDQIRTDLVAKGIALMDIGTETVWRPCVRRGLEQPAPPAQLEQSAAAVQKEPPVAPRDGKWGGAVQGKALMGQGRACQNTFSENSKWGRAGF, from the exons ATGAAAAG GTGCTTAACGGTCGGTTCTTTTCAGATAATTCGTCGGGCTAATGAGTTTGGAGAGGACCCAATAGCTTTGAGTGGTCGATACTGCCAGGAGTTTCTAAAAGACATGGATGATCTCCAATGCCTCCCACCAATTCATCAGCCTCGTGTTAGTGAGCATATGGAGGAGATTAAGGAAATGATAGCTAAG GTAATGACTAATGGCTATGCATATACAGTTGATGGAGATGTTTATTTCTCTGTCGATAGTTTTCCAGAGTATGGTCGCATATCTGGACAAAAATTAGAAGATAATCGAGCTGGAGTACGCTTTGCAGTTGATTCAAGAAAGCTAAATCCTGCTGACTTTGCCTTGTGGAAG GCTGCAAAGCCTGGTGAACCAAGTTGGGACAGCCCCTGGGGTCGTGGAAGACCAGGTTGGCATATAGAATGCAGTGCAATGAGTGCCTACTATTTAACACATTCTTTTGATACACATGGTGGTGGAATGGACTTGATTTTTCCTCACCATGAGAATGAGATTGCCCAGAATTGCGCTGCTTGTGGCCCGGAGAGTAATGTTAGCTACTGGATGCATAATGGTTTTGTTACCATAGATGATGAGAAAATGTCGAAATCATTGGGGAACTTCTTCACTATACGTGAG GTTACTCGATTGTACCATCCCATTGCATTGAGGTACTTCTTGTTGGGGACGCACTACCGATCTCCTGTTAATTACTCAATATCACAGATAGAAATTGCTTCAGAATCTGTGTATTACATTTATCAG ACCTTACATGATAGTGAAGAAGCTTTGTCTGCTTTCCAACAAGGAACTGTAACAGAAACAAAAGTAAAGGGGGTGCGTGTTAGCCCTCAGGCCCAAGAATGCATCAGCGAGTTGCGTAATGAATTGGAGACAAAGCTTTCTGACGATTTGCATACACCTGCAATTTTAAATGCTGCTCTTCAAGAAGCCCTTAGACTTATGAATAGCTATGTGAACATGCTGAAGGTGGGAACTCTACCTTCTTTTTTCACTTCTGCACATGGCTGGTGTGGTATAACAAATGTTCCGTTATCTCTTGATACTTTCCAGAAAAAGCAACAACAGTTATCTGTTATTTTGTACCTAAGTGAGCTCCAGAAAGAAGTGAAGGCAGTGCTGGATGTCCTTGGATTGCTCCTTGGTTCAACTTGTGCTGAG GTTTTGCAGCAGTTTAAAGAGAGAGCACTGAAAAGGGCTGACTTGACGGAGGAAGATATTTTGCTTGCAATAGAGGAAAGAGCATTAGCAAGGAAAAATAAGGAGTTTGCAAGAAGCGATCAGATTAGAACTGATTTAGTGGCCAAGGGAATTGCTTTAATGGACATAGGGACAGAAACAGTTTGGAGGCCTTGTGTAAGACGTGGACTAGAACAGCCTGCCCCGCCAGCTCAACTTGAGCAGTCTGCTGCAGCAGTGCAAAAAGAACCGCCTGTTGCACCTAGGGATGGCAAATGGGGCGGGGCAGTGCAGGGCAAAGCCTTAATGGGGCAGGGCAGGGCGTGTCAAAACACATTTTCAGAAAATAGTAAATGGGGCAGGGCAGGATTTTAG
- the LOC104105991 gene encoding cysteine--tRNA ligase 2, cytoplasmic-like isoform X1 → MAMDKLELQIYNTLTKQTEVFKSKEPGKVKMYICGVTPYDFSHIGHARSYVAFDILYRYLKYLRYDVVYVRNFSDVDEKIIRRANEFGEDPIALSGRYCQEFLKDMDDLQCLPPIHQPRVSEHMEEIKEMIAKVMTNGYAYTVDGDVYFSVDSFPEYGRISGQKLEDNRAGVRFAVDSRKLNPADFALWKAAKPGEPSWDSPWGRGRPGWHIECSAMSAYYLTHSFDTHGGGMDLIFPHHENEIAQNCAACGPESNVSYWMHNGFVTIDDEKMSKSLGNFFTIREVTRLYHPIALRYFLLGTHYRSPVNYSISQIEIASESVYYIYQTLHDSEEALSAFQQGTVTETKVKGVRVSPQAQECISELRNELETKLSDDLHTPAILNAALQEALRLMNSYVNMLKVGTLPSFFTSAHGWCGITNVPLSLDTFQKKQQQLSVILYLSELQKEVKAVLDVLGLLLGSTCAEVLQQFKERALKRADLTEEDILLAIEERALARKNKEFARSDQIRTDLVAKGIALMDIGTETVWRPCVRRGLEQPAPPAQLEQSAAAVQKEPPVAPRDGKWGGAVQGKALMGQGRACQNTFSENSKWGRAGF, encoded by the exons GTATCTGAAATACTTGAGATATGATGTTGTGTATGTGCGCAACTTCTCAGATGTAGATGAAAAG ATAATTCGTCGGGCTAATGAGTTTGGAGAGGACCCAATAGCTTTGAGTGGTCGATACTGCCAGGAGTTTCTAAAAGACATGGATGATCTCCAATGCCTCCCACCAATTCATCAGCCTCGTGTTAGTGAGCATATGGAGGAGATTAAGGAAATGATAGCTAAG GTAATGACTAATGGCTATGCATATACAGTTGATGGAGATGTTTATTTCTCTGTCGATAGTTTTCCAGAGTATGGTCGCATATCTGGACAAAAATTAGAAGATAATCGAGCTGGAGTACGCTTTGCAGTTGATTCAAGAAAGCTAAATCCTGCTGACTTTGCCTTGTGGAAG GCTGCAAAGCCTGGTGAACCAAGTTGGGACAGCCCCTGGGGTCGTGGAAGACCAGGTTGGCATATAGAATGCAGTGCAATGAGTGCCTACTATTTAACACATTCTTTTGATACACATGGTGGTGGAATGGACTTGATTTTTCCTCACCATGAGAATGAGATTGCCCAGAATTGCGCTGCTTGTGGCCCGGAGAGTAATGTTAGCTACTGGATGCATAATGGTTTTGTTACCATAGATGATGAGAAAATGTCGAAATCATTGGGGAACTTCTTCACTATACGTGAG GTTACTCGATTGTACCATCCCATTGCATTGAGGTACTTCTTGTTGGGGACGCACTACCGATCTCCTGTTAATTACTCAATATCACAGATAGAAATTGCTTCAGAATCTGTGTATTACATTTATCAG ACCTTACATGATAGTGAAGAAGCTTTGTCTGCTTTCCAACAAGGAACTGTAACAGAAACAAAAGTAAAGGGGGTGCGTGTTAGCCCTCAGGCCCAAGAATGCATCAGCGAGTTGCGTAATGAATTGGAGACAAAGCTTTCTGACGATTTGCATACACCTGCAATTTTAAATGCTGCTCTTCAAGAAGCCCTTAGACTTATGAATAGCTATGTGAACATGCTGAAGGTGGGAACTCTACCTTCTTTTTTCACTTCTGCACATGGCTGGTGTGGTATAACAAATGTTCCGTTATCTCTTGATACTTTCCAGAAAAAGCAACAACAGTTATCTGTTATTTTGTACCTAAGTGAGCTCCAGAAAGAAGTGAAGGCAGTGCTGGATGTCCTTGGATTGCTCCTTGGTTCAACTTGTGCTGAG GTTTTGCAGCAGTTTAAAGAGAGAGCACTGAAAAGGGCTGACTTGACGGAGGAAGATATTTTGCTTGCAATAGAGGAAAGAGCATTAGCAAGGAAAAATAAGGAGTTTGCAAGAAGCGATCAGATTAGAACTGATTTAGTGGCCAAGGGAATTGCTTTAATGGACATAGGGACAGAAACAGTTTGGAGGCCTTGTGTAAGACGTGGACTAGAACAGCCTGCCCCGCCAGCTCAACTTGAGCAGTCTGCTGCAGCAGTGCAAAAAGAACCGCCTGTTGCACCTAGGGATGGCAAATGGGGCGGGGCAGTGCAGGGCAAAGCCTTAATGGGGCAGGGCAGGGCGTGTCAAAACACATTTTCAGAAAATAGTAAATGGGGCAGGGCAGGATTTTAG